From the genome of Vulpes lagopus strain Blue_001 chromosome 2, ASM1834538v1, whole genome shotgun sequence, one region includes:
- the LOC121484880 gene encoding LOW QUALITY PROTEIN: zinc finger protein 33B-like (The sequence of the model RefSeq protein was modified relative to this genomic sequence to represent the inferred CDS: substituted 1 base at 1 genomic stop codon), whose translation MHTGEKPYKCNECGKPFYHKPALTVHQRIHTGERPYECGKCGKTFYQNSALCQHQRTHTGEKPYKCSKCGKSFSQKSDLTVHQRSHTGEKPYKCNECDKSFSIKSKLTVHQRIHSEEKPYECSECGKMYYMKSTLSKHQRLHIGEKIXECSECRKTFCGKSILLKHQRTHTGEKPYECVECKKTFSEKSTLSKHHRIHTGEKPFECNKCGKAFCQKSQLIQHQRIHTGEKPYECKEFKRTFCQKASLNVHQRTHTGEKPYQCSECGKSFYDSLTLIKHMRIHSGEKPYKCNECGKTFSHKPTLATHQRTHTEEKHCKDGW comes from the coding sequence ATGCATACAGGTGAAAAACcctataaatgtaatgaatgtgggaaaccCTTTTACCATAAGCCAGCCCTCACTGTacatcaaagaattcatacaGGAGAGAGACCGTATGAATGTGGGAAATGTGGGAAAACTTTCTACCAGAACTCAGCTCTCTGTCAGCATCAAAGAACACACACAGGGGAGAAGCCTTACAAATGTAGTAAATGTGGAAAATCTTTCTCCCAAAAGTCAGACCTGACTGTGCATCAGAGATCTCACACAGGAGAAAAACcttataaatgtaatgaatgtgacAAATCCTTTAGTATAAAGTCAAAACTCACTGTACACCAGAGAATACACTCAGAGGAGAAACCCTATGAGTGTAGTGAATGTGGGAAAATGTATTACATGAAGTCAACCCTCAGTAAACATCAAAGACTTCACATAGGGGAGAAAATATAGGAATGCAGTGAATGTAGGAAGACCTTCTGTGGGAAGTCAATTCTCCTTAAACATCAGAGAACTCATACAGgggagaaaccttatgaatgtgtAGAATGTAAGAAAACCTTTTCTGAGAAGTCCACTCTCAGTAAACATCATAGGATTCACACTGGGGAGAAACCCTTTGAATGTAACAAATGTGGGAAGGCATTCTGCCAAAAGTCCCAACTCAttcaacatcagagaattcatacaggggagaaaccctatgaatgtaaagaATTTAAGAGAACATTTTGCCAGAAGGCATCCCTCAATGTACATCAGagaacacacacaggagagaagccctATCAATGTAGCGAATGTGGAAAATCTTTTTATGATAGTTTGACCCTCATTAAGCATATGAGGATTCATTCAGGggagaaaccctataaatgtaatgaatgtgggaagaCCTTCAGCCACAAACCAACTCTTGCCACACATCAGagaacacacacagaagagaagcaCTGTAAAGATGGATGGTGA